A genomic segment from Geitlerinema sp. PCC 7407 encodes:
- the obgE gene encoding GTPase ObgE — protein MQFIDQAEVFVAGGNGGDGIVAFRREKYVPAGGPSGGNGGRGGSVVFKAVENLQTLLDFRYAHRFQAEHGERGGPSNRTGASGEDLLVEVPCGTVVYDAETDEVVGDLTEPEQTLCVAKGGKGGLGNQHFLSNRNRAPEYALPGLPGEERHLRLELKLLAEVGIIGLPNAGKSTLISVLSAARPKIADYPFTTLVPNLGVVRRPTGDGTVFADIPGLIEGAHLGTGLGHDFLRHVERTRLLLHLVDINSEDPVADYQTIQQELVAYGRGLAGRPQILVLSKTDVLGHDEELVSEVAQQLAEVSGCRIFSISAVSQTGLSGLMDHVWQQLEALKQSEAEAPAMPSGFVTPMPL, from the coding sequence ATGCAGTTTATTGACCAGGCAGAAGTTTTTGTGGCGGGCGGCAACGGCGGTGACGGCATCGTCGCGTTCCGGCGAGAAAAGTACGTCCCGGCGGGCGGCCCCTCAGGCGGTAACGGGGGACGCGGGGGCTCCGTGGTTTTCAAGGCGGTCGAGAATCTCCAAACCCTGCTGGATTTTCGCTACGCTCATCGCTTCCAGGCAGAGCACGGCGAGCGCGGCGGTCCTAGCAACCGCACCGGCGCCTCGGGCGAAGACTTGCTAGTTGAGGTGCCCTGCGGCACGGTGGTTTACGACGCTGAGACCGATGAGGTGGTTGGCGATCTGACTGAACCTGAGCAGACCCTTTGTGTGGCTAAGGGCGGCAAGGGGGGCCTGGGCAACCAGCACTTTTTGAGCAACCGCAATCGCGCACCCGAATACGCCCTGCCTGGACTACCGGGAGAAGAGCGCCATCTGCGCCTGGAGCTAAAGCTGCTGGCGGAGGTCGGCATTATCGGGTTGCCCAATGCAGGCAAGTCGACGCTGATCTCGGTGCTGTCGGCGGCCCGACCCAAGATCGCGGACTATCCCTTTACAACCCTGGTGCCAAACCTGGGCGTGGTGCGTCGCCCCACCGGAGACGGAACGGTATTTGCAGATATTCCAGGACTGATCGAAGGGGCTCACCTCGGCACGGGCCTGGGCCACGACTTTTTGCGCCACGTGGAGCGGACGCGTCTGCTGCTGCACCTAGTCGATATCAACTCCGAAGATCCAGTGGCGGACTACCAAACGATCCAGCAGGAGCTGGTCGCCTATGGCCGAGGACTGGCCGGCCGTCCCCAAATCTTGGTGCTGAGCAAGACGGACGTGCTGGGGCACGACGAGGAGCTGGTGAGCGAGGTCGCCCAGCAGCTCGCAGAGGTGAGTGGTTGCCGGATTTTTAGCATCTCGGCGGTGTCCCAAACCGGCCTCTCGGGGCTAATGGACCACGTGTGGCAGCAGCTCGAAGCCCTCAAGCAGTCAGAGGCAGAGGCGCCAGCAATGCCCTCTGGTTTTGTGACGCCCATGCCCCTTTAG
- a CDS encoding C39 family peptidase: MTSTRTPIQNLGYDGPTEVLLKTPVTLSGTYNPQQIARVTLVAEDRYPFTVSLDAAKGRWTVRLNEGFYTVGARWLRLRGIGRDGKILGDRVINLAVSAEPKTVGEKLILKVLRDTLFKKSPADSATLSTAQKVLVKAGQTFTVKSYGYVDGHLKLELHNRIEPIGSFGYFYAPHVDLLKGPKALKFSIADVPTTIRGATEMLVTARTYLKASPVDSSSLGDEDKIELLLGQSFSLTGYTPIAGHFRVSLIKPIAGFGKEGYVYWQHVQLKKAGRLITFDPNALTLTTKQTTILKKRPVDSSNLQPNERFTLPGGTTYGVSGYAPADGHIKVALTENLPQFGNTGYVFDAYVELKRGNQVIDLSPAQVELNVPHFSQRDNPRYPRSTCNVTAIAMVLHFYGLRSRSGGQLEDELLEWCLSHYGEGSQTEHSVLAEMVRTYGYRDTYSTNRTWAQIRNEISSGRPVVVGGYFTDTGHIVCIIGYTANGYIVNDPWGDALSGYKNTEGAKVVYPASYMSKMCCPEGDGNIWAHFISR, from the coding sequence ATGACGTCTACCCGTACACCCATTCAGAACCTCGGTTACGACGGTCCCACCGAAGTCCTGCTCAAAACCCCCGTCACCCTCAGCGGCACCTACAATCCCCAGCAGATCGCCCGCGTCACCCTCGTCGCCGAAGATCGCTACCCCTTTACCGTCAGTCTCGACGCCGCCAAAGGTCGCTGGACCGTCAGGCTCAATGAAGGCTTTTATACCGTTGGGGCCCGCTGGCTGCGTCTGCGAGGCATTGGGCGGGATGGCAAAATTCTGGGCGATCGCGTCATTAACCTCGCCGTCAGCGCCGAGCCCAAGACCGTCGGCGAAAAACTCATCCTCAAAGTCCTGCGCGACACCCTCTTCAAAAAGTCCCCCGCCGATTCCGCCACCCTTTCCACCGCCCAAAAAGTCCTCGTCAAAGCCGGCCAAACCTTCACCGTCAAGAGCTACGGCTACGTAGACGGCCACCTCAAGCTCGAGCTCCACAACCGGATCGAGCCCATCGGCAGTTTTGGCTACTTTTACGCCCCCCACGTCGATCTTCTCAAAGGCCCCAAAGCGCTCAAGTTCAGCATTGCGGACGTCCCCACCACCATTCGCGGGGCCACCGAAATGCTCGTCACTGCCCGCACCTACCTCAAAGCTTCCCCGGTAGACTCCTCCAGCCTCGGAGACGAAGACAAAATCGAGCTGCTCCTGGGCCAAAGCTTTTCGCTCACCGGCTACACCCCCATCGCGGGTCACTTTCGCGTCAGCCTGATCAAGCCGATCGCTGGCTTTGGCAAAGAAGGCTACGTTTACTGGCAGCACGTCCAGCTCAAGAAGGCGGGCCGCCTGATCACCTTCGATCCCAACGCCCTCACCCTGACCACCAAGCAAACCACCATCCTCAAAAAGCGTCCGGTAGACTCCAGCAATCTCCAGCCCAACGAGCGCTTTACTCTGCCAGGCGGCACCACCTACGGCGTCTCGGGCTATGCTCCAGCCGACGGCCACATCAAGGTCGCCCTGACCGAGAACCTGCCCCAGTTCGGCAACACCGGGTATGTCTTTGACGCCTACGTCGAGCTCAAACGCGGCAACCAAGTCATCGACCTCTCCCCCGCTCAGGTCGAGCTAAACGTCCCCCACTTTTCTCAGCGAGATAATCCCCGCTATCCCCGCTCCACCTGCAACGTCACCGCGATCGCCATGGTGCTGCACTTCTACGGGCTGCGATCGCGCTCTGGCGGCCAGCTCGAAGATGAACTGCTAGAGTGGTGCCTGTCCCACTACGGCGAGGGCTCCCAAACCGAGCACAGCGTTCTCGCCGAGATGGTCCGCACCTACGGCTACCGTGACACCTACAGCACCAACCGCACCTGGGCCCAGATCCGCAACGAGATCTCCAGCGGCCGTCCCGTCGTCGTCGGGGGCTATTTCACAGATACCGGGCACATCGTTTGCATCATCGGCTACACAGCCAACGGCTACATCGTCAATGACCCCTGGGGCGACGCCCTGAGCGGCTACAAAAACACCGAGGGCGCCAAGGTCGTTTACCCCGCGTCCTACATGAGCAAGATGTGCTGCCCAGAAGGCGACGGCAATATCTGGGCTCACTTCATCTCCCGCTGA
- a CDS encoding cysteine desulfurase family protein: MQIYLDHSATTPPRPEAIAAMEQVFTRQWGNPSSIHGWGERAAIALETARLQVAALLNASPEAIVFTSGGTEADNLAILGVARHYQRPQHLIISSIEHPAVSEPARFLESQGWQVTRLPVDRLGRVNPADLAAAFRPETVLVSILYGQSEVGTLQPIDQLGTLCRDRGVLFHVDAVQVAGRLPLDVQQLPVDLLSLSSHKLYGPQGAGALYVRPGVDLIPLLGGGGQEFGLRSGTQPVPVIAGFGVAAALAAQEMAAESLRLQGLRDRLFDLLADCPDLVPTGDRLHRLPHHVSFCARHTDGEMLSGKTIVRQMNLAGIAISAGSACHSGKTVPSPILKAMGYSDRLAQSAIRLTLGHSTTLADIDWTATVLRQVLARLTPPLSLTAL, translated from the coding sequence ATGCAAATTTATCTGGATCACAGTGCCACCACCCCTCCGCGCCCAGAGGCGATCGCGGCGATGGAGCAAGTTTTTACCCGCCAGTGGGGGAACCCCTCAAGCATCCACGGGTGGGGCGAGCGGGCGGCGATCGCCCTCGAAACGGCGCGGCTCCAGGTAGCGGCTCTCCTGAATGCATCCCCTGAGGCGATCGTTTTTACCTCCGGCGGCACCGAGGCGGACAACTTGGCCATCTTGGGGGTGGCCCGCCACTACCAGCGGCCCCAGCACCTGATTATTTCCAGCATTGAGCACCCTGCGGTGTCCGAACCGGCTCGCTTTTTGGAGTCCCAGGGCTGGCAGGTGACGCGCCTGCCCGTCGATCGGCTGGGGCGGGTCAATCCAGCGGACCTGGCCGCCGCTTTTCGGCCCGAGACGGTGCTGGTGTCGATCCTCTACGGCCAGAGCGAGGTGGGGACGCTACAGCCCATCGATCAGCTCGGGACGCTGTGTCGCGATCGCGGCGTGCTGTTTCACGTGGATGCGGTCCAGGTGGCGGGCCGGCTGCCCCTCGATGTCCAGCAGCTGCCGGTGGACCTGTTGTCCCTTTCCAGCCACAAGCTCTACGGTCCCCAGGGAGCCGGGGCGCTGTACGTGCGTCCCGGCGTCGATCTGATCCCGCTGCTGGGCGGCGGCGGCCAAGAGTTTGGGCTGCGATCGGGGACTCAGCCGGTTCCGGTCATCGCTGGGTTTGGGGTGGCGGCTGCCCTGGCCGCCCAGGAAATGGCCGCCGAAAGCCTCCGACTCCAGGGCCTGCGCGATCGCCTGTTTGACCTGCTGGCCGACTGCCCGGATCTGGTCCCCACGGGCGATCGCCTCCACCGCCTGCCCCACCACGTCAGCTTCTGCGCTCGCCACACCGACGGCGAAATGCTCAGCGGCAAAACCATCGTCCGCCAAATGAACCTTGCCGGTATCGCCATCAGCGCCGGTTCCGCCTGCCACAGCGGCAAAACCGTCCCCAGCCCCATCCTCAAGGCCATGGGCTACAGCGATCGCCTGGCCCAGAGCGCTATCCGCCTCACCCTCGGCCACAGCACCACCCTGGCCGACATTGACTGGACGGCCACCGTCTTGCGCCAGGTGCTCGCCCGCCTTACGCCGCCCCTCAGCCTCACCGCCCTCTAG